In Canis lupus baileyi chromosome 19, mCanLup2.hap1, whole genome shotgun sequence, the sequence GCATTCCCTGCTTCTCCTAACCCTGCAGCCAGGGCCTGTGCTGCCCAACTTGCAGTGTGAGCACTGCAGGGTATACCCAGCCTCCCACATGGGTGCCGAGGCCAGTAGGTGGCCAGGTTCCAGGCACAATGCGAATGCTGAGAGCCCAGGGCCAGCACCCCTCTCTGGGTCCAGATGGTGTTGTTGAGGGAGATAGGGAAGTGGGGGGCACGGTGCTCTGCTCTCTGACCTGGCAGGGCGCCCCAGCTGAGCGTCTGGGAGGAGGAGCCCCATCTCTGGCCCAGAGTTCAATTATGACCAGGAAGGTCAGGAAGGTGAGGAGGAGAGACACTGGGTCCTAATGCCTTGGCtgcacctccctgcccacccctgctcactctcactcGTTCATGCCACTTCCAGTGGGACAGGCGTGTATGCTCGCTGACATCCCTACTCACCTCACAAGGAGGATCTGGAGCAGTTCTTTTCCTTCCAGAGGAAAAGCCCAGGCAGTTCTTTCTAACCCCAAAGAACAGCCATTAGGATTGTGTCTACAGCCCGGGAGACCCGTCCACCAGTTGTCCAAAGCCTTTTCCTCCAGAGGCCAAGCTCTATGCAGAGTGCCCTGGCCGTGCCGGCAGGAAGAGGGGGCAGCTGCAGGGAAGAGGGATCCAAGCCTTTCAGACCCGAGTTTCCTGCTGGCCTGGGAGCCCAGCACCCCCTCCCGCTCCTCCACCTGCCCCACACAGCTGCACACAAGGCTGGGCGCACTGGTGACTGACCCGTTCCTCTGGGAGCGAGCTGACGGAGCGGGCAAGCTGGAGTGCGGGGCCCGACCGCCGGGGCGGAGGCCAGGGCTTACCCGTCCTGTGTCCTCTGCGGCCGTCCTCCCCCGTCTGTCCAGTGAGTGGGTGTCTACCAGCCTGCGCAACGCCTCAGGGTAGGGGGAAGCCTGGCGTAGCTTGCAGAGGCCCACCAGCCTTCAGCCGGGGCCCTGCACGGAGCCTGGCCCACAGTAAGTACCTTCCGGGGACAGGCTCCTGCAAAGACAGGAGTCAGTCTGTTGAGAGGCACAGCGAGTCCAGAGAGGCTCCGAGGAGGGGATGGGATTGGAGTGGGCTGCCCCAATCAGGCCCTCCACAACTGccgccctccctcctgccccaggatCATCGAAGGTGTGACCTACCCAGGGAACATCAAGGAGAAAGCTGCAGCCCAGGAGCAGTACAGTGCAGCTGTGGCCAGGGGAGAGAGTGCTGGCCTCGTCAAGTGAGCCAcggatggggtgggagggagccccGCTGCGGGGGCGGAGGCTGCCCTGCCTTCAGCCTCCAGTGGCCATGCCCTGCCTGGCCTGGAGGGACAGACCTgatgctcccctcccccagggccacTGGAAGAAAGACGGAGCAGTTCCAGGTGTCGGTCAACGTGGCTCCAGCTGCCAAGGTCACCTTCGAGCTGGTGTATGAAGAGCTGCTCAAGCGGCAATTGGGAGTGTATGAGCTGCTGCTCAAAGTCCAGCCCCAGCAGCTGGTCAAGCACCTGCAGGTACTGCCTCCTCCCGGAAGGCCTCCAGGAAGACACCTGCTCTGCTGGGAGcagcccctccttccccctctgcctcctgtgAGGCCCACAGCCCCAGCTCCCAGCCGACCCAGCGCCTCCCTTCTTGCCTCCAGATGGACATTCACATCTTCGAGCCTCAGGGCATCAGCTTTCTGAAGACCGAGAGCACCTTCATGACCAGCGAACTGGCGAATGCCCTCACCATCTCGCAGAACAAGACCAAGGTAGGCTGCCACCGTCGGCGGGCAGTGGTCCCGAGAGGCCTGTTGTCGGGCCAGCCTTAGGAGTCTGTCCAGAGAGCGGGACTGTGGGCAGAATGTCTGAGCTGGAGGGACTTTGGAGGGCTGTGTCCGTGCTGCCACTTGGCAGAGCTGGAGGATGAGGCCTGGTGGGTGCTGGTGTGAAGCCTGAGATGGAGAGAAGGCCATGGGCAGGAGCCTGAGGGagggccccagggtggggaggacagCCAGCTGGATCCTGCACATCTTGAGCCCAGATGGGGATGAGGATGACCATGGGGCTCCTCCCAACTCTGGCCCATCCCTCCCCAGGCTCACATCCAATTCAAGCCGCAAAAGACAGCGGGACAGCTGGACAAAGTCCTGGATGGCAACTTCATTGTCCGCTATGACGTGAACCGGACCCTCTCTGGAGGCTCCATTCAGGTGTGTGGGCTCTAAGGCGAGAGTGGGGCAACCAGAAAATCCATCCGTGCTCAAAGGCCTGACCTTGCATGTTCTAGAAGGAAAGGCAAAATAACTGCCCCTATATATCAGGGTGAACCAGTGGCATCACAGACTAAAAACAAGTAATTTTGTTAAGTGGTCCTGAGTCAATTTTCTTTTGGAGGCACAGAAGTTTCACCTCTGCTAAAGAGATGCCTGCACAATTTCCCTTATTGTCTTGGCAGCCAGGAGGCTCACAGTTCAGTTTTATGCTCAATGGCAGTAGCTTCTTTCACATAAGTTTCTGGCATCATTAGGCTTTACCTTTACACTTTTGATGGaccttgtttttaaagtttttattcttttggtggaTCTCAGGTTTATTACATCTGAACTTTTTAGGGTAAGTTGCCTCAAATGCTAAAACAAATAGGGGTAAAGTGGAGTAAAGTTCTAGTGGGTCATACGTGAGCAGGGAAGGCAAGAGAGGGGATGGACTGAGCTGTAGAAGATGGTGAAGATTTGGGGAGGTCAGCAGTGGGTCAGAGTCAAAGGGGGCTGCGTGAAGAGAGGAACCCAAGGATTAGGGTGAGAAGGCTggtctggggcagggcagggctgccccTCTTACTACctgggtttattttgctctgaTCACAGATCGAGAATGGCTACTTTGTGCACTACTTTGCTCCCGAGGGCCTGCCCACGATACCCAAGAATGTGATCTTTGTCATTGACAAAAGCGGCTCCATGAGTGGCAGGAAGATCCAGCAGGTGAGTCCCACTAGCCAAGGGCATGGCCCTGGGAACTCGCACATGCCTCGCGCCATTGGCTCTGGTCCAGTAGGCAGACTCTCCCTCCTCCATCTTCCTGGGGACGGGGCACCCAGAGAGTGAGATTGGTCAGAGTGTGGGCAGGGCCTGCCCCCAGAGCAGGGACCATGGGAGCCCGGGAATGCCAGCCCAAgtcccaggagccccagggaggCCCTATTCACACACCCACCCTGTCTCCCACCCTCCTGTCCAGACCCGAGAAGCCTTAATCAAGATCCTGGATGACCTCAAGCCCAACGACCAGTTCAATCTCATCAGCTTCAGTGGGGATGTGACTCACTGGAAGCCACTGCTGGTGCCAGCCTCGCCTGAGAACGTGGACCAGGCCAAGAGATATGCTGCCAACATTGAGGCCCATGGAGGTCAGTGCCTTCGTAGCCCTGCAGCATGGGGGGTTCCGGGGCAGTGAGCCTAGCCTGGGGAGCTGGGCTGGATGCCACCCTGAGAATATGTGCCTCCCCCCGCCAGGGACCAACATCAACGATGCAATGCTGACTGCCGTGCGGCTGCTGCAGAGTGCCAACCAGAAGGAGCTACTGTCAGATGGGAGTGTCTCCCTTATTATCCTGCTCACCGATGGTGACCCCACCGTGGGTGAGGACACTGCTAGCAACCCCAGAGCACACCGCCCGGGGAGGGGTCGCTGGGGTTCTCGCCCGGCTTGTATGGGACCTGAGGTGGGGGTGGTTATCTGAGGCCCCTCTGGCTGTGAGATCCTAGAAATGTCATTGAACAAATCACTGTTTTCTCACTTCCCCTTCCCACACTGCTGGGTCCAGGGGAGACCAGCCCTGCAAGGATCCAGAAGAACGTGCAGAAAGCTATAGATGGTCAGTACAGCCTTTTCTGCCTGGGCTTTGGCTTCGATGTCAGCTATGTCTTCCTGGAAAAGCTGGCACTGGACAATGGTGGCCTGGCTCGGCGTATCTATGAGGACTCGGACTCTGCCCTGCAGCTCCAGGTGCCAGAGCACCCCTGGCGGGCTGCATGGGTGAGGCGGGCAGACCCCGCCCGGCGCTCCTGACACCCCCAACCTTGCAGGACTTCTACCAGGAAGTGGCCAACCCATTGCTGACAGCAGTGACCTTTGAGTACCCAGACAATGCTGTGGACAAGGTCTCACAGGACAATTTCCGGCTCCTCTTCAAAGGCTCCGAGATCGTCGTGGTCGGGAAGCTCCGGGACCAGAGCCCTGATGTGCTCTCAGCCAAAGTCAGAGGGCAGCTGGTGAGGGTGGCTGCCATCCTGCAGGGGAAGGGCAGCCGGGGCCGGCGGGCCGAGGGCTGGGTCTAGAGCGCAGCCCTGCCGGGCTCCAGTTGACCTCAAGCAAGTCACAGTGCTCCCTGCCACTTAGAGATGACAGTCGTCAGTCTGCACTGTTACTGGGCCTGAGGACACTAGTGCCTGGCACTCCCTCCTGTCCTCACACTGGCCCTCCGAGGCTGTGGTTGGGCAGGGAGGCctgttcccatttcacagatgagcgGGCTGAGACCCAGGCAGGGCAGGCAACTTGCCTCGGGCCCCCTGCAGCCGGGGCAGGAGCCTGGCTCCCCAGGTGATGCGCCGTCCCTGCTCAGCCCTCCTTGCCTCTGTGCCACAGGAGGCCCTCTCATTGCACAGACAGAAACGGCACCTGCTCAGTGCCAGGTCCTTCTCTGGGCCCTGGGGTACGATCCTCACAGGAGAGGCGTGCGGGTAAATCATCACACGAACAAGGAGCTGCAGGCTGTGATGGCCGTGACTGATAAGCCTGGGGacttggggggcagccctgggaaCCCAGACCTGGTCTGGGAATCGGGGAGGGCTACCCGGAGGAGGCCCAGCTGAGATTGAAGGATGATGAGGAGGTGATAGAGGCCAGATGGTGGGGTGACAGAGGAACGTTCTGGGCTTGCACGGCCAGCAGGCAGTGTGTGTGGGAAGAACAGCGGGTGGGTGAGTCCGAGGGGcctggggggcgcggggccccaCCTCAGAGGAAGTAGCAAGCCGTGTGGCCAGCCTACTGGATTCAGGCCTAGCTGCTACCTCCCAGAGGTGAGGCCTGGGGCAGATCActtaacctccctgtgcctcaatCTCCTCTTGTGTAAACATCAGAATAGGTCACCCTACCCACCTTGTAAGGCTGCTGTGGGGATTAACGTCTGGCCCCATGTAAACACTCCATTCACGTTAGCTGCTAATATGAACCTGAAGGCCAGGGGTTCCCCAAGTGCAGAACTCAAGGTGACTCAGGTGGTTTACACAGACGTCTTTGTTTTAGtagttgtgtatttattttaatgtgtctCCTGAAAAATAGAACTTGAACGCCAGACCTAACATTTTACAGGTATGATTGCTCGGGACAAGGCCAAGTAAATCGTATTCATCTATTTAAAGTTCGTTTAAGGAAAACCGTCAAATAGCTGTATGTGTGGACAGGGCAAAATTCGTGCAGGTGGCCTGCATGTGTCAGTTTTGGGAGACCAGGCTCTGGGTGAGACAGAGGAGGTGGCTCCAGCAGGGGTAGTGGGATCTGATCCATAATAAGGTCTTCGGCTGCTCTGGGGAGCGGTGGTGAGAGAGGGCAGGGTTCCTCTGTCCCCAGACCCCACTTCCCAGACTGCGGGCTGGGCAGCCCGAGGCCAGAAGGTGCCTCCCTGGGGAAGGAAGCAGCAGTCCCCCCAGAGCTTGGCACCATCCCACAGAGCCCAGCCCCAGCAGAGGGCACCGGCTTGGGCAGGGGGCAGCTGGTTGGGGCGGGTGGGGCCTCAAGCCCTATCAGGGCCGTTGATACCTGCGTTCTCTTCTAACTCTGCTGCTGACTGCAGGAGGAGGCTCTTCCCTCTTTGTCCCCAGGGTGTCTGTTTTGGGGATGAGCATGGAATGCATCTGGGCCCCCTTTCTGCCTCCATACTGCACTTGCACTTCCTTCCTGCTACTGTTTCTACACTGGCCAGGGGTTCAGATCCCATtcttatttccctttctctggaAAGGCCAGTCTGCCCTGAGCTCCCGGCTCTGTGACTGCCATGTTGCCCTTGGAGAGTTTGCTGCCTTTTATCCCACATTCTTCCCATCTTGGGGGGCTCTGTGGCTGAGCCTCTCATGCCCCAGACTCCCTCCCCAGCCCTAGCCTACTCCAAGGAAATGCGGTCCTTGCAACCAGCCCATGGAAGCTGTCCCAGTCCGAGCAAGTTCCGGTGGGAGCGCTCGGGAATGGCAGGCCCTCACTACTCCTGCCCGGGCTGGGCCCCTCTTTTCAGCACATGCAGAACATCACCTTCCAAACGGAGTCCAGTGTTGCAGAGCAGGAGAAGGAGTTCCAGAGCCCCAAGTACATCTTCCACAGCTTCATGGAGAGACTCTGGGCATACCTGACCATACAGCAACTGCTAGAGCAAATGTGGGTAGCCCACCCCCTCGAGGGCCTGCCAGGGCAGCCACACACAGCCTGAGCACCTTCCCAAGCtttcctggggagggggcggtggtGGGGGCAGCTGGCATGGGGTATCTCCTAGGCACGGAGAGAGGAGGGTGTTGGCACCATGTGTGAGGTTCAGACTTTCCCAGTGGGAACCTTCCAGAAGGttctggaagggagggaggaccTGACTAGGCATCCAGGGAGGACCTGCTGAGCCTCTGATGCCTTCAACCTACAGGGTTTCAGCGTCCGGTGCTGAGAAGCAGGCCCTTGAGACACGAGCTCTGAACTTGTCACTCAGCTACAGTTTTGTCACTCCCCTCACATCCATGGTGGTCACCAAACCTGAAGGTGAACAACGGTCTGAAGTTGCTGAGAAGCCTGTGGAAACAAGTAGGTGTTAAGAGTAGGACCTCAGCCTCTTGGGaaaaccagtttctttttttttttttttaagattttgtttattcatttgaggcacagagagaggcaggagagagagagagagaggcagaggtagagggaggagaagcaggctccatgcaaggaacccaatgtgggactcgatcccaggacttcgggatcacaccctgagccaaaggcagatgctcaaccactgaggcacccaggcatcccggcaACCCAGTTTTGATCCAGTGTTCTCcagagcctccctccctccctggccatATCCCAACCTAGACTCGGACCCTAatctcccaggaaccccaggacaCTCATCCCATTTCactgatgaggaagctgagaccaGGGCTCCTGACCTGAGTTCACCTCACCTATTCAGTGCTGGGGCTGAGAAGCAAGGTTAAATAGAAGTACTTTACATTTATTGAAATCACTCCAACAgtgtatttgcttttctttctttttgctttatccAGGAAACAAACACAAGAACTTTTATACCAGTAAGAGCCTAATTCCCTCAAaggctgggctgggggatggTTGGCTGACACAGGGCCTAAGGCACCGGCCCCTGAAGTCGCTGGCCAGGGCCTCtccagcccagccctgctgccAGGAGGGGGCATCGTCTGCACTCAGGTCCTGTCCTGGGTGCTTAGGAACACAATCCCTGTTCCGCTGGGGACCCCAGAAAGGTATATCCAAGAAACAAATCCGCATTCCTCTGATTTCCAGGTCATCATTCTTTCTCTAGATTTCCTGTGGGAGACACAATGCACAGAAAAACAggtgacaaaggaggaaagggatgggggtgggggtagattGACAGAACCCCAGTCACATACAAGACTCTGCCCTGATTGTTGGGAGAGTGATTTGCCTGGTTCTCTAGCCCGGTTGGCAGGGCTGGAACTCAAGTCTAGTTATATCTGATTAGGAGGCATCTATGCAGACTCTGTCCTCACTGAAAGAAGAGGCTATAGAGGACAAGGTACTTTGACTTGGGGGCTGGCGGGCGGGGGCTTATGTCCCAGTGGCAGGGGGTGCGGGAATTCAAGAAGGGTCCATTGTTCCCACTTTGAATTTCTCCTGGCCATGGAGGGAAAGGCTCCCAGAATGATGAGTGTAGGGAGGGGAGCCATGTGCCCTCTCCACATCCCTCTCCTGGACTGGGCCCCAGAACCCCAGTTTTGGGGACCCATGACACTACTTGAGAGAAGACTGCATGTGTCAACTTTTCCAAAGCTGGACCTTCCAGGAGGATACCTAGTGACCCATGGAGAGACGGACTCCGAGGACCTCCTAATGCTCCTCTTTATCCACTCTACCATACGCCTGGGGAACCAGACATGATGTTGGGTAAGCCGCTTTCTGACCCTCTGAGGGTCTACTTTCCCCAAGATGATCATTTAACAGGGCCATAGAGTTGGAGAGGTAAAGCACAAAGCACACAGCTGGACACAAACCAGGGAGAGTCGCTGTGGGGCCTGACATGACATAACGTGCCTTTATTTTCACTGAATTGGATTTATTACACTCTGGAGGCTGGCTCAGGATGGAACCTTCTAGAAAGGGAAGGCTTCCTCCATTTCCAAAGTCAACCGTGAACCCTTGAGCTGTTTCTGATTTCCAAATCTGGACTCAGAAACAGTGCAGAGCAAGGCAAGGCCCTGTGTCCCCTCCATCTTCCCTTATAGCATGTGCTTTTGTTTGCAAATCTCATTACAGAGACTCTTCTAGTGTGGCAGGGGTTGCGGGGCTGGGTGGGTGGCGTGCTCATTGCTCTCAATCCTCATTGTccccttcctttctgtttctggcTGTCCCTGCACTAATGCCTGCTTTGGCGCCACCAGCCCCCTCCATTCCCGGTGAAGTGCTTCAAGGTGAGGATTTAAGAGCCAGAGATGTCGCCCCGGCCAGAGTCCCTGCAGTAGCTTCTGACCCTGTAACAGGGAGACTCTGGGAGAGGAAAGCTTCGGGGAACTCTGCAGACTTGTCACGTGGGTTTCCCAGTGTTGAAGTTGAGAGACCCCTGGCCACACGCATCCGGGTCTCTATCTTTCagtacccccccaccccggggaagGGGCTCCCTTAACCTCGACTTCTTCTTCTTTCAGAACGAGCCAAGGTAACCTCATCTCCAGGTAAGTTGCCAGCTTCCCTCAACGCCCCCTCCTTGTCCTTGCCTCCTAGCCCACCCTACCTGCCTTAGGAAGCACACCTGTTGTCCCAGCCCCCATCCAGGCGCCTCCGGTCATTCTGATGCTGCCTGGACAGAGTGTGAACCGCCTCTGTGTGGACATCAAGCACTCTCAGGGGCCAATGAAGCTGCTCTCAGACCCTGACCAAGGTGAGAGGTGCATGTCCGGTCATCCCCCCAGAGAGTCCCAGACACCACTCATGCCCAGCTTACTACCCCAGAGATAATGATGGGACATCTGCCCATGGAGACACACCTTGCCCTGTGCGGGCCTGTCCCAGATCCTGGCATGGCCACGCCCCTGAGCACCGACACTGGCCCTCATACATCCACCctgcagactcctccctgagcacgAGACATCTGCAGGACTGGGTAGCCTGGGCACTCTGAGGTGACCAGACGTGGACTTGCCCCCAGGCACTGCCATACTTTGGGAGTGGGGAGACAGACTTGGGCATAGGCGAGCTCAGTGGTTTATAGTCAGTGCCTAGAGTGACATGGAAGCAAACCCAGAGGAGGAGACAAGAGCTATCTGGGGGACAGGAGGGGCTGCACGGGGTCATATAGGAATGACTGGGCCTTGGCAGACAAGTAGGGACCCactgggtggaggaggggaaggcagaAGCAGAGCCCTAGAAGGTGCTGGAGGAGGGTGTGGAGGCGGCAAATGGTGAGGAGGTAGGTGTGTGCTGGCCAAGCCTGCACCCCCGGCCTCTAGAAAGGTCTTACTGGTTGAACTGAGCGTCAGGTCAGATGCAAGGAGGCACAGCGCTCAGGGATGCTCACACACACCTGCAGAGCCAGCCAGAATCAATGAGCATCTATGGCTCCCTCGCTCCTCCCAGGTCCCCACAGTCTGTCACTCATCCCGCCTGGCCCATAGTCTGTTTGCTCACAGAGGAGGGGGGATACCACCCCTCTTCATCTTGCTCTTGGCTGTAGCACCTCATCAGGCCAAGCACACCAGAGGCTTTA encodes:
- the ITIH4 gene encoding inter-alpha-trypsin inhibitor heavy chain H4 isoform X1, which produces MPNSHLSLTQYMFLSPAKVHGTFTVCLSEATAVFGLEIPISQKPPPEGWDSKHVLIHSPLPLKFRSNLLAPGAKMKASGLGCTCGITLVLLSLLAVLHATTAQKNDISIYSFTVDSKVSSRFAHTVVTSRVVNRAETVQEATFQVELPKRAFITNFSMIIEGVTYPGNIKEKAAAQEQYSAAVARGESAGLVKATGRKTEQFQVSVNVAPAAKVTFELVYEELLKRQLGVYELLLKVQPQQLVKHLQMDIHIFEPQGISFLKTESTFMTSELANALTISQNKTKAHIQFKPQKTAGQLDKVLDGNFIVRYDVNRTLSGGSIQIENGYFVHYFAPEGLPTIPKNVIFVIDKSGSMSGRKIQQTREALIKILDDLKPNDQFNLISFSGDVTHWKPLLVPASPENVDQAKRYAANIEAHGGTNINDAMLTAVRLLQSANQKELLSDGSVSLIILLTDGDPTVGETSPARIQKNVQKAIDGQYSLFCLGFGFDVSYVFLEKLALDNGGLARRIYEDSDSALQLQDFYQEVANPLLTAVTFEYPDNAVDKVSQDNFRLLFKGSEIVVVGKLRDQSPDVLSAKVRGQLHMQNITFQTESSVAEQEKEFQSPKYIFHSFMERLWAYLTIQQLLEQMVSASGAEKQALETRALNLSLSYSFVTPLTSMVVTKPEGEQRSEVAEKPVETRNKHKNFYTSHHSFSRFPVGDTMHRKTGGIYADSVLTERRGYRGQAGPSRRIPSDPWRDGLRGPPNAPLYPLYHTPGEPDMMLAPSIPGEVLQGEDLRARDVAPARVPAVASDPVTGRLWERKASGNSADLSQRAKVTSSPAPIQAPPVILMLPGQSVNRLCVDIKHSQGPMKLLSDPDQGIEVTGQYETEKAQFSWIEVTLKNLQLQVRASPEHVVVTQNRRNSAYKWKETLFSMMPGLNMTMDKTGLLLLSSADKVTVGLLPWDGPGEGLRLLLRDTDRFSSHVNGTLGQFYQDVLWGPPTEADDSKRTLRVQGRDYSATRLVKLDYQEGSPGTEISCWSVEL
- the ITIH4 gene encoding inter-alpha-trypsin inhibitor heavy chain H4 isoform X2, giving the protein MPNSHLSLTQYMFLSPAKVHGTFTVCLSEATAVFGLEIPISQKPPPEGWDSKHVLIHSPLPLKFRSNLLAPGAKMKASGLGCTCGITLVLLSLLAVLHATTAQKNDISIYSFTVDSKVSSRFAHTVVTSRVVNRAETVQEATFQVELPKRAFITNFSMIIEGVTYPGNIKEKAAAQEQYSAAVARGESAGLVKATGRKTEQFQVSVNVAPAAKVTFELVYEELLKRQLGVYELLLKVQPQQLVKHLQMDIHIFEPQGISFLKTESTFMTSELANALTISQNKTKAHIQFKPQKTAGQLDKVLDGNFIVRYDVNRTLSGGSIQIENGYFVHYFAPEGLPTIPKNVIFVIDKSGSMSGRKIQQTREALIKILDDLKPNDQFNLISFSGDVTHWKPLLVPASPENVDQAKRYAANIEAHGGTNINDAMLTAVRLLQSANQKELLSDGSVSLIILLTDGDPTVGETSPARIQKNVQKAIDGQYSLFCLGFGFDVSYVFLEKLALDNGGLARRIYEDSDSALQLQDFYQEVANPLLTAVTFEYPDNAVDKVSQDNFRLLFKGSEIVVVGKLRDQSPDVLSAKVRGQLHMQNITFQTESSVAEQEKEFQSPKYIFHSFMERLWAYLTIQQLLEQMVSASGAEKQALETRALNLSLSYSFVTPLTSMVVTKPEGEQRSEVAEKPVETRNKHKNFYTSHHSFSRFPVGDTMHRKTAGPSRRIPSDPWRDGLRGPPNAPLYPLYHTPGEPDMMLAPSIPGEVLQGEDLRARDVAPARVPAVASDPVTGRLWERKASGNSADLSQRAKVTSSPAPIQAPPVILMLPGQSVNRLCVDIKHSQGPMKLLSDPDQGIEVTGQYETEKAQFSWIEVTLKNLQLQVRASPEHVVVTQNRRNSAYKWKETLFSMMPGLNMTMDKTGLLLLSSADKVTVGLLPWDGPGEGLRLLLRDTDRFSSHVNGTLGQFYQDVLWGPPTEADDSKRTLRVQGRDYSATRLVKLDYQEGSPGTEISCWSVEL
- the ITIH4 gene encoding inter-alpha-trypsin inhibitor heavy chain H4 isoform X3, translated to MPNSHLSLTQYMFLSPAKVHGTFTVCLSEATAVFGLEIPISQKPPPEGWDSKHVLIHSPLPLKFRSNLLAPGAKMKASGLGCTCGITLVLLSLLAVLHATTAQKNDISIYSFTVDSKVSSRFAHTVVTSRVVNRAETVQEATFQVELPKRAFITNFSMIIEGVTYPGNIKEKAAAQEQYSAAVARGESAGLVKATGRKTEQFQVSVNVAPAAKVTFELVYEELLKRQLGVYELLLKVQPQQLVKHLQMDIHIFEPQGISFLKTESTFMTSELANALTISQNKTKAHIQFKPQKTAGQLDKVLDGNFIVRYDVNRTLSGGSIQIENGYFVHYFAPEGLPTIPKNVIFVIDKSGSMSGRKIQQTREALIKILDDLKPNDQFNLISFSGDVTHWKPLLVPASPENVDQAKRYAANIEAHGGTNINDAMLTAVRLLQSANQKELLSDGSVSLIILLTDGDPTVGETSPARIQKNVQKAIDGQYSLFCLGFGFDVSYVFLEKLALDNGGLARRIYEDSDSALQLQDFYQEVANPLLTAVTFEYPDNAVDKVSQDNFRLLFKGSEIVVVGKLRDQSPDVLSAKVRGQLHMQNITFQTESSVAEQEKEFQSPKYIFHSFMERLWAYLTIQQLLEQMVSASGAEKQALETRALNLSLSYSFVTPLTSMVVTKPEGEQRSEVAEKPVETRNKHKNFYTSHHSFSRFPVGDTMHRKTGGIYADSVLTERRGYRGQAGPSRRIPSDPWRDGLRGPPNAPLYPLYHTPGEPDMMLAPSIPGEVLQERAKVTSSPAPIQAPPVILMLPGQSVNRLCVDIKHSQGPMKLLSDPDQGIEVTGQYETEKAQFSWIEVTLKNLQLQVRASPEHVVVTQNRRNSAYKWKETLFSMMPGLNMTMDKTGLLLLSSADKVTVGLLPWDGPGEGLRLLLRDTDRFSSHVNGTLGQFYQDVLWGPPTEADDSKRTLRVQGRDYSATRLVKLDYQEGSPGTEISCWSVEL
- the ITIH4 gene encoding inter-alpha-trypsin inhibitor heavy chain H4 isoform X4 yields the protein MPNSHLSLTQYMFLSPAKVHGTFTVCLSEATAVFGLEIPISQKPPPEGWDSKHVLIHSPLPLKFRSNLLAPGAKMKASGLGCTCGITLVLLSLLAVLHATTAQKNDISIYSFTVDSKVSSRFAHTVVTSRVVNRAETVQEATFQVELPKRAFITNFSMIIEGVTYPGNIKEKAAAQEQYSAAVARGESAGLVKATGRKTEQFQVSVNVAPAAKVTFELVYEELLKRQLGVYELLLKVQPQQLVKHLQMDIHIFEPQGISFLKTESTFMTSELANALTISQNKTKAHIQFKPQKTAGQLDKVLDGNFIVRYDVNRTLSGGSIQIENGYFVHYFAPEGLPTIPKNVIFVIDKSGSMSGRKIQQTREALIKILDDLKPNDQFNLISFSGDVTHWKPLLVPASPENVDQAKRYAANIEAHGGTNINDAMLTAVRLLQSANQKELLSDGSVSLIILLTDGDPTVGETSPARIQKNVQKAIDGQYSLFCLGFGFDVSYVFLEKLALDNGGLARRIYEDSDSALQLQDFYQEVANPLLTAVTFEYPDNAVDKVSQDNFRLLFKGSEIVVVGKLRDQSPDVLSAKVRGQLHMQNITFQTESSVAEQEKEFQSPKYIFHSFMERLWAYLTIQQLLEQMVSASGAEKQALETRALNLSLSYSFVTPLTSMVVTKPEGEQRSEVAEKPVETRNKHKNFYTSHHSFSRFPVGDTMHRKTAGPSRRIPSDPWRDGLRGPPNAPLYPLYHTPGEPDMMLAPSIPGEVLQERAKVTSSPAPIQAPPVILMLPGQSVNRLCVDIKHSQGPMKLLSDPDQGIEVTGQYETEKAQFSWIEVTLKNLQLQVRASPEHVVVTQNRRNSAYKWKETLFSMMPGLNMTMDKTGLLLLSSADKVTVGLLPWDGPGEGLRLLLRDTDRFSSHVNGTLGQFYQDVLWGPPTEADDSKRTLRVQGRDYSATRLVKLDYQEGSPGTEISCWSVEL